A genomic window from Candidatus Bathyarchaeota archaeon includes:
- a CDS encoding pyruvate ferredoxin oxidoreductase (catalyzes the formation of acetyl-CoA from pyruvate and coenzyme A): MCSGCAAPIIVRQALKSIRGPTVVVNATGCLEVATTIYPYTSWRVPWIHVAFENAAAVASGIEAAFKALTKRGCLKEKIDIIAFGGDGGTFDIGIQALSGALERGHDFVYICYDNEAYMNTGIQRSGSTPHGAATTTSPAGTVIPGKPEWKKDIVGIAAAHGIEFVATASPAYWSDYIAKVRRAIEVDGPAFIHVIQPCILGWRFNSNEAIKIARLAVQTRFFPIYHVEKGQYKLDIKIPKPLPVEEYLKPQGRFRHLFTPEFKGEIEKIQAWVDANWARICQLAGEKI; the protein is encoded by the coding sequence ATGTGCTCCGGATGCGCCGCTCCGATCATCGTAAGACAAGCCCTAAAATCAATAAGAGGCCCCACAGTAGTCGTTAACGCCACTGGTTGCCTTGAAGTTGCAACAACAATTTACCCGTACACCTCATGGCGGGTCCCATGGATCCACGTGGCCTTTGAAAACGCTGCAGCAGTAGCCTCTGGAATTGAGGCTGCCTTTAAAGCGTTGACTAAGCGAGGTTGTTTGAAGGAAAAAATTGATATAATCGCTTTTGGTGGAGATGGTGGGACATTTGACATTGGAATTCAGGCACTTTCAGGCGCCCTAGAAAGAGGACACGACTTTGTCTATATCTGCTATGACAATGAAGCCTATATGAATACTGGAATACAACGTTCTGGATCCACCCCTCATGGCGCCGCAACCACAACTAGCCCAGCGGGTACAGTTATCCCCGGCAAACCAGAATGGAAAAAAGATATAGTTGGTATAGCAGCGGCACATGGAATAGAGTTCGTCGCAACTGCTTCGCCAGCCTACTGGTCAGACTATATAGCTAAGGTTCGAAGAGCAATCGAAGTTGATGGCCCAGCCTTCATCCATGTAATTCAACCATGTATTTTGGGATGGAGATTTAATTCAAATGAAGCAATTAAAATCGCTCGCCTCGCAGTACAGACAAGGTTTTTCCCAATTTACCATGTTGAAAAAGGCCAGTACAAATTAGACATCAAGATTCCAAAACCTCTACCAGTTGAAGAGTACCTAAAACCCCAAGGCCGCTTCCGCCATCTGTTCACCCCAGAATTTAAAGGCGAAATTGAAAAAATACAAGCCTGGGTTGACGCAAACTGGGCAAGAATCTGCCAACTTGCAGGAGAAAAAATCTAG
- a CDS encoding class II aldolase/adducin family protein encodes MLIIKPVASPTREGSMLNLDELKSEFIKISREAYARGLISGAGGNLSVRIPGTEQILIKPSGTTFRELRPLLIDFKGNIIEGTGKPSIEQKLHIGIYTVRTDVGAVIHTHSPAATAFAVVGKEIPMVTAPALIILRKCPLISYAPPGSKRLAEYVVSTFKDTSVKTALLQNHGVIAVGKNLTDALNNADLLEDTAKIAILAFQIGKPKKIPKLSQNTD; translated from the coding sequence TTGTTAATTATCAAGCCTGTAGCCAGCCCGACAAGAGAGGGAAGCATGCTGAATTTAGATGAGTTAAAAAGTGAGTTTATTAAGATATCCCGTGAAGCCTACGCCAGAGGACTTATCTCAGGGGCAGGCGGAAACCTTAGCGTTAGAATCCCTGGCACAGAACAAATTCTCATCAAACCTTCTGGAACTACCTTCAGAGAACTTCGTCCATTACTTATCGACTTTAAGGGAAACATCATAGAAGGAACCGGGAAACCGTCCATCGAGCAAAAACTTCACATCGGCATCTATACCGTTCGAACCGACGTAGGAGCGGTTATCCATACCCATTCACCAGCTGCCACCGCATTCGCAGTAGTTGGGAAAGAAATTCCAATGGTAACAGCACCTGCATTAATCATCCTAAGAAAATGTCCATTAATCAGCTACGCCCCACCGGGCTCAAAGAGGTTAGCAGAATATGTTGTATCAACATTCAAGGATACCTCAGTGAAGACCGCATTACTTCAAAATCATGGCGTTATCGCAGTTGGAAAAAATTTGACCGATGCTTTGAATAACGCTGATTTACTTGAAGACACTGCGAAAATCGCCATCCTCGCATTCCAAATCGGAAAACCAAAGAAAATTCCAAAGCTATCTCAGAATACAGATTGA
- the ilvE gene encoding branched-chain-amino-acid transaminase, with product MEKREYLVYIDGKFYPKSEAKISVYDHGFLYGDGVFEGLRAYDGVVFKLREHVDRLYRSAQAIMLEISLTRDEMVNAVLETLRKNNLRNAYIRLIVTRGVGDLGVDPRKCPKASIVIIAEPVEPLFGKEAREKGIVAIIASTRRDPPQATTHEIKSMNYLNSILAKLEAIAAGANEAIMLDMRGFVSEAPTTNLFMIKAGRIFTPPTTASILHGITRERIIKLGQDLGYEVIEKDITVYELFNAEEVFLCGTHAEITPVVKISGRVIGDGNVGPVTKRIIEEFQKITKDPREGVPIYSP from the coding sequence ATGGAGAAAAGGGAGTACTTAGTTTACATTGATGGTAAATTTTACCCAAAATCTGAGGCTAAAATTTCTGTTTATGATCATGGTTTTCTTTATGGAGATGGAGTTTTTGAGGGTCTTCGCGCGTATGATGGGGTAGTCTTTAAGCTTAGGGAGCATGTTGATCGTTTATATCGTTCAGCTCAAGCCATTATGCTGGAGATTTCGCTTACAAGGGATGAAATGGTTAACGCTGTTCTCGAAACTCTTCGGAAAAACAATTTGAGAAATGCCTACATTCGGTTAATTGTTACTCGCGGGGTTGGGGATCTTGGCGTAGACCCAAGAAAATGTCCGAAGGCCTCGATTGTTATTATCGCTGAGCCGGTTGAGCCTTTGTTCGGTAAGGAGGCTAGAGAAAAAGGGATCGTCGCAATTATTGCTTCAACCCGTAGGGATCCTCCTCAAGCAACTACCCACGAGATCAAGTCAATGAATTATCTTAATAGTATTCTGGCGAAGTTGGAGGCGATTGCAGCTGGGGCTAATGAAGCAATTATGTTGGATATGCGTGGGTTTGTTTCAGAGGCTCCTACGACGAATCTGTTTATGATTAAAGCTGGGAGGATTTTTACTCCTCCGACCACAGCAAGTATCCTGCATGGGATAACCCGAGAAAGAATAATTAAACTCGGGCAAGATTTAGGCTACGAAGTGATCGAAAAGGACATCACTGTATACGAGTTATTTAACGCTGAGGAAGTTTTTCTCTGCGGGACCCACGCGGAAATTACGCCTGTTGTTAAAATTAGTGGAAGAGTTATAGGCGATGGGAATGTGGGTCCGGTTACCAAAAGAATCATCGAGGAGTTCCAGAAAATTACCAAGGATCCTCGAGAAGGAGTTCCGATTTATTCGCCCTAA
- a CDS encoding bifunctional phosphoglucose/phosphomannose isomerase: protein MTETNGILDDIQAIKSIDRMNMCEIQLRFPESAEDAIKRANKLRIPKNLKIGKRIIHYHQPENILVLGMGGSAIGGELLRGWLRKYSQIPIEVNHDYYLPAYADANTLVLAVSYSGDTEETLSGFVEAVSRKCMIVGISSGGLLEKFCQSLRVPFLKLPSGMPPRTALPYLFFPLVLIVKKFGIAPKMSEVKEALVVLKQLREEIKPEIPTSNNPSKQLAAQLYGGIPVIYGFQEYYGVAMRIKTQFNENAKVPAKYEVFPELNHNETVGWEGPKELTKLLNVVLLRDPNEPPEIQIRVEAIKKLTLNQKAGKVLEIYPRGKTTLAKMLSTVYIGDFASVYLAILYGVDPTPVEIINKMKYELRKKTDIVTPLSRQITAFLKK, encoded by the coding sequence ATGACCGAAACCAACGGAATACTTGACGATATTCAGGCGATCAAATCGATTGATCGAATGAATATGTGTGAAATTCAATTAAGATTCCCAGAGAGCGCCGAGGACGCAATTAAGAGGGCTAACAAACTACGTATTCCTAAAAACCTCAAAATCGGGAAGCGTATAATCCATTATCACCAACCCGAAAATATTTTGGTATTAGGAATGGGTGGCTCAGCAATTGGAGGCGAGCTTCTTCGCGGATGGTTAAGAAAATACAGCCAAATTCCAATTGAGGTTAACCATGATTATTATCTACCAGCATACGCTGATGCGAATACGCTTGTATTAGCAGTTAGTTACTCAGGGGACACCGAAGAAACTCTATCAGGGTTTGTTGAAGCGGTCAGCCGGAAGTGCATGATTGTAGGGATAAGCTCTGGGGGGCTTCTTGAAAAATTCTGTCAGAGTTTAAGGGTCCCATTCCTTAAACTCCCAAGCGGAATGCCTCCTCGAACCGCCCTACCGTATCTCTTCTTTCCACTGGTTCTAATCGTTAAAAAATTTGGAATTGCCCCCAAAATGAGTGAAGTCAAAGAAGCCCTTGTAGTGCTAAAACAATTACGAGAAGAAATCAAACCCGAGATTCCAACCTCAAATAATCCATCAAAACAACTAGCAGCTCAGTTGTATGGCGGCATCCCTGTAATCTATGGGTTCCAAGAATACTATGGCGTTGCCATGCGAATCAAAACCCAGTTCAATGAAAATGCAAAGGTTCCAGCAAAGTATGAGGTGTTTCCTGAGTTAAATCATAATGAGACCGTCGGATGGGAAGGCCCTAAAGAATTGACCAAACTCTTAAACGTCGTCCTATTACGGGATCCAAATGAGCCGCCTGAAATTCAAATTCGAGTCGAAGCGATAAAGAAGTTAACCCTTAATCAGAAAGCCGGAAAAGTATTAGAAATATACCCAAGAGGAAAAACAACCCTCGCAAAAATGCTCTCTACGGTATACATCGGCGATTTTGCAAGCGTCTACCTAGCCATTCTATATGGAGTTGATCCTACACCAGTTGAAATTATTAACAAAATGAAATATGAACTTAGGAAAAAAACCGACATAGTTACACCCCTAAGTCGACAAATTACGGCATTCTTAAAGAAGTAA
- a CDS encoding DHH family phosphoesterase, protein MNLDHFKEQVTNVISELRHVTIKKVTLVHHDDADGICSGAITKAALEREGYRIRTFCLEKVYPEVIQNLHSIKNEIIFYCDIGSSHAQFISESNSGRNLVIILDHHDPTPATDPKVHDLNLEHFNFRGETDFSGAACCYLFARAFNSQNRDLVYLALVGSCEIPQGFTGINKQILEEANQEKVVRPKGKTFEITRLGVTLNDLFSILQILGSVGYYKGGPELGIKACLEGITPEIKRLTRQLEEKRKQANKTLLSRLLREGLNETEHIQWFDAENTYRGMGTKVIGTFCSFLSYQQRLVNQHKYLLGFTDVPPEIPGYGKLKEKYVKASIRVPKPMQTRIDAGELLPAFELLAKASEKFGIADGHAYAANVVIPHQQKEELIRNAERILHGRS, encoded by the coding sequence ATGAACCTTGACCACTTCAAAGAACAAGTGACAAATGTAATTTCGGAACTCCGACATGTAACTATAAAAAAAGTTACCCTAGTTCACCACGATGATGCGGATGGAATTTGCTCGGGGGCAATTACTAAGGCAGCTCTAGAAAGAGAAGGATACCGCATCAGAACATTTTGCTTAGAAAAAGTATACCCCGAGGTTATACAAAATCTCCACAGTATAAAAAATGAAATAATTTTCTACTGTGACATAGGATCATCCCATGCCCAATTCATCTCGGAAAGCAACTCTGGTCGAAACCTAGTTATCATTCTAGACCACCACGATCCAACCCCAGCTACTGATCCGAAGGTTCATGACCTAAACTTAGAGCATTTCAACTTCCGCGGAGAAACCGACTTCTCAGGAGCAGCATGTTGCTACCTATTTGCCAGAGCTTTTAATTCTCAAAATCGAGACTTAGTTTACTTAGCCTTAGTTGGAAGCTGTGAAATTCCGCAAGGGTTTACTGGTATAAATAAACAAATCTTGGAGGAGGCAAACCAAGAAAAGGTTGTTAGACCAAAGGGAAAGACATTTGAAATTACTCGCCTAGGAGTCACCTTAAATGACCTTTTCTCCATCCTACAGATTCTTGGCTCAGTTGGGTATTACAAAGGCGGCCCAGAATTAGGAATAAAGGCCTGCCTTGAAGGAATAACACCCGAAATTAAGCGACTAACCCGCCAACTTGAAGAAAAAAGAAAACAAGCAAATAAAACGCTTCTTTCTCGACTTCTTCGCGAAGGCTTGAATGAAACAGAACATATTCAATGGTTTGATGCAGAAAACACGTATCGAGGAATGGGAACCAAAGTAATTGGAACATTTTGCTCTTTTCTTTCATACCAACAACGCTTGGTCAACCAACATAAGTACCTCTTAGGATTTACTGATGTGCCCCCTGAAATTCCAGGTTATGGCAAATTGAAGGAAAAATATGTCAAGGCCTCAATCCGAGTGCCCAAACCAATGCAAACGCGAATAGATGCAGGAGAACTTCTTCCAGCCTTTGAACTTCTCGCCAAGGCCTCCGAAAAGTTTGGGATAGCTGACGGCCATGCCTATGCTGCCAATGTTGTAATCCCCCATCAACAAAAAGAAGAACTAATACGTAATGCTGAAAGAATACTGCATGGCAGAAGTTGA
- a CDS encoding helix-turn-helix transcriptional regulator produces the protein MKLEKVLDAYTRRLARAFLDFWLLSLIAQKPRWGYEVISELRARFGFSMGVSSVYSVLYFLEDEGYITGEWESLNGRQRRIYKISANGIKALQVGKSSFVNILKKFGEG, from the coding sequence ATGAAGCTGGAGAAGGTGCTAGACGCGTATACCAGGAGATTGGCGAGGGCTTTTCTCGATTTTTGGCTGCTTTCTCTTATTGCTCAAAAACCCCGATGGGGATACGAAGTCATATCCGAACTTCGTGCTCGGTTTGGCTTTTCTATGGGTGTTAGCTCTGTTTATTCAGTTTTGTATTTTCTTGAAGATGAAGGGTATATTACTGGTGAGTGGGAGTCATTAAATGGACGACAAAGGCGAATTTACAAAATATCAGCTAATGGAATTAAAGCTCTTCAAGTCGGGAAATCATCCTTTGTCAATATATTAAAGAAATTTGGAGAAGGATAG
- a CDS encoding DMT family transporter, protein MRTKNATSALLITTVIWGASFVVVKVSVESIPPLTFIAARFIIAFAILMAASRRELKENWRTHLTPAILLGIFLFIGFAFQVWGLQRTSAANAGFITGLSVVLVGLLDVVVNKRLPTIYTLVGFISALVGLLFLSLNLNLTFAYGDLLVLICAIAFGLHVFFTDKYAKKMNTKVLTLEQITFVAFAATLGALFTERLNFTASTYAVFGIIYSGVLGTAGAYFLQTWGQRYANATYSAIVLSLEPVFAAIFAALLLAESVTIRLVVGGALIVLGMTFSSVKNFGAH, encoded by the coding sequence TTGCGAACCAAAAATGCTACCTCCGCTTTGTTAATAACTACGGTAATCTGGGGTGCATCTTTTGTAGTGGTTAAGGTTTCGGTTGAAAGTATTCCGCCATTAACTTTTATCGCTGCAAGGTTCATAATTGCTTTCGCTATATTGATGGCCGCATCCCGGAGGGAACTTAAAGAAAACTGGCGAACTCATTTGACGCCAGCCATCTTGCTTGGAATCTTCCTTTTTATTGGATTTGCCTTTCAAGTGTGGGGGTTGCAACGGACTTCCGCTGCTAATGCTGGCTTCATTACCGGACTAAGCGTTGTGCTTGTCGGCTTGCTTGATGTGGTTGTGAATAAGCGGCTTCCTACAATTTATACTTTGGTAGGGTTTATTAGCGCATTAGTGGGGTTGCTATTTCTTTCATTAAATCTAAACTTGACGTTTGCCTATGGAGACTTGCTGGTCTTAATTTGCGCTATAGCGTTTGGTCTCCATGTTTTCTTTACAGATAAATACGCAAAGAAAATGAATACAAAAGTACTTACACTAGAACAAATAACCTTTGTTGCTTTTGCCGCTACCTTAGGAGCTTTATTTACTGAACGGCTAAATTTCACCGCGTCAACCTACGCTGTGTTTGGCATAATTTATTCCGGAGTTTTAGGAACTGCTGGTGCGTATTTTTTACAGACTTGGGGTCAGAGGTATGCCAACGCCACCTACTCTGCTATAGTTTTGTCTTTGGAACCAGTGTTTGCCGCAATTTTCGCGGCTTTACTTCTGGCTGAATCTGTAACTATTCGTCTTGTTGTTGGCGGAGCGTTAATTGTACTTGGGATGACGTTTTCATCGGTAAAGAATTTTGGCGCTCATTAA
- a CDS encoding M20/M25/M40 family metallo-hydrolase, translated as MLQISEKRLSEHVNFLADQIGPRIFGTISEEKTAKYVVSKFEEYGVDASIETFRVSGFIPKETKLEVLKPMQRMINCIPLMYSGVTPQEGTVGQLTCADVETDVKLKHRDLANKIVLVRAPRDHLLTYRETASKLAKLGAAGLIFFSREGPATSFSLDPNETLRIPSISISSEEGQNLLLQLAAGHEVVVKLQVIAEKRRVKSYNISGNIKGNTLSTQKIVLSAHLDSVINSPGANDNASGLAAVLELARVMAEKKPRRTIEFIAFGAEEPYPYYLGSWFYVQKHKDELVNIISVLNFDMIGVGAKIDNRPCLKTTAIFQGKKLKTEEWLKNYIIQTGKELGYEIHPLEALGYSDQVPFLFNDVPAVQFRWMDDPWYHSPDDKSINIDPRKIKTMTLVAGTTAWKLANAPKLPRQT; from the coding sequence TTGCTCCAAATATCGGAAAAACGTCTCTCTGAACATGTAAATTTCCTCGCTGATCAAATTGGTCCAAGAATTTTTGGAACCATATCCGAGGAGAAAACCGCAAAATATGTGGTATCAAAGTTCGAGGAGTATGGAGTCGACGCCAGCATCGAAACGTTTAGAGTTTCTGGTTTCATTCCAAAGGAAACCAAGCTTGAGGTATTGAAACCAATGCAACGGATGATTAATTGCATACCCCTGATGTACTCAGGCGTTACGCCACAAGAGGGAACAGTTGGTCAACTAACTTGCGCAGATGTAGAAACCGATGTAAAACTTAAACATAGAGATTTAGCTAACAAGATTGTTTTAGTTAGAGCACCCCGTGACCACTTGCTTACATATAGAGAAACTGCCAGTAAATTGGCCAAATTAGGAGCGGCTGGTTTAATATTTTTTAGTAGGGAAGGTCCAGCTACCAGTTTTTCGTTGGATCCAAATGAAACTTTAAGGATTCCCTCAATCTCCATTTCATCAGAAGAAGGGCAGAACCTGCTACTGCAACTTGCAGCAGGGCACGAAGTCGTAGTGAAATTACAAGTTATCGCAGAAAAAAGGAGAGTTAAATCATATAACATCAGTGGAAACATAAAAGGAAACACTTTATCCACCCAAAAAATAGTGTTAAGCGCACACCTAGATTCTGTAATTAACTCTCCAGGCGCAAATGACAATGCATCTGGACTCGCCGCTGTCCTCGAACTCGCAAGGGTGATGGCCGAGAAGAAACCCAGGCGGACAATAGAGTTCATCGCATTCGGGGCGGAAGAACCATACCCATACTACTTGGGATCTTGGTTCTATGTTCAGAAACATAAAGACGAGCTAGTAAACATAATCAGCGTTTTAAATTTCGACATGATTGGAGTGGGAGCGAAAATCGATAACAGACCATGCTTGAAGACAACAGCAATATTCCAAGGGAAAAAACTGAAAACTGAAGAGTGGCTAAAAAACTATATCATTCAAACTGGGAAGGAACTCGGATATGAGATCCATCCACTGGAGGCTTTGGGATATAGCGATCAGGTGCCATTCCTTTTCAACGATGTTCCGGCGGTGCAATTTCGATGGATGGATGATCCATGGTATCATTCCCCAGATGATAAATCGATCAATATAGATCCGAGAAAAATTAAGACGATGACTCTGGTAGCTGGAACAACAGCTTGGAAACTTGCAAATGCTCCAAAACTTCCCAGACAGACATAA
- a CDS encoding serine hydroxymethyltransferase: protein MNRIVEMNTHYRMNCLNLIASENVTSRLVDFFYINDFAHRYGNGEIGHKDYAGVKYLEKLEQITADLAKDLFKCKFVNLAPISGTMANLTAYTALLKKNDLIATIPFNCGSHISHNETGVAGVYGLKTVYLPFDAEKMNIDIENSQAIIERFKPKLIIVGASEILFPVPLKELREIAENSIILYDAAHVLGLIAGKMFQQPLKEGADLVTGSTHKTLFGPQGGIILTNNLEIINKINGAAWKIIANHHAHRLPALAVALLELKTFGVKYARQVVANAQALGRSLHERKFKVGGAKIGFTKSHQVLVDVADIMSAPIAVKRLEKANIITNCSPLPWNTVKPTGFRLGSQEMTRFGMKENDMDTIAEFIERILIRREDPNRVKQEVIKFRREFQTIHYTFTYPIPLPSDLSSIQWHQLRKDENT from the coding sequence TTGAATAGAATAGTTGAAATGAACACCCATTATAGAATGAATTGTTTAAACCTTATTGCAAGTGAGAATGTCACTAGTAGATTGGTTGACTTTTTTTACATAAATGACTTTGCACACCGCTATGGAAATGGCGAAATTGGTCATAAAGACTACGCAGGTGTCAAATACTTAGAAAAACTAGAGCAAATAACCGCAGACTTGGCAAAGGATCTTTTCAAATGTAAATTCGTTAATCTAGCTCCGATTTCTGGAACTATGGCAAACTTAACGGCATACACGGCTTTACTTAAGAAAAATGATTTGATAGCGACCATACCGTTTAACTGTGGAAGCCATATTAGCCACAACGAAACAGGAGTCGCCGGGGTTTATGGATTAAAAACGGTATACTTACCATTTGATGCTGAAAAAATGAACATAGACATCGAAAATAGCCAAGCAATTATTGAACGTTTTAAGCCCAAGCTGATTATTGTCGGAGCGAGTGAGATTCTCTTCCCAGTGCCGTTGAAGGAACTTAGAGAAATTGCTGAAAATAGCATTATTTTATACGATGCTGCCCATGTCTTAGGACTTATCGCCGGCAAGATGTTTCAACAACCTCTTAAAGAAGGCGCAGACCTCGTCACTGGTTCAACTCATAAAACTTTATTCGGACCGCAAGGCGGAATTATCCTCACCAATAATCTGGAAATTATAAACAAAATAAATGGTGCAGCATGGAAAATAATTGCCAACCATCATGCTCATCGACTCCCCGCACTTGCAGTTGCACTGCTGGAGCTCAAAACTTTTGGCGTTAAATACGCACGGCAAGTAGTAGCGAATGCCCAAGCTTTAGGAAGAAGCCTTCACGAACGGAAGTTCAAAGTTGGGGGCGCTAAAATAGGATTTACTAAGTCCCATCAGGTTCTTGTGGACGTAGCAGATATAATGAGCGCACCAATCGCTGTAAAACGATTGGAAAAAGCAAATATCATTACAAACTGCTCTCCGCTACCATGGAATACCGTTAAGCCTACAGGATTTCGCCTCGGTTCCCAAGAAATGACAAGATTTGGAATGAAGGAAAACGATATGGATACAATCGCAGAGTTCATTGAAAGGATATTAATTCGAAGAGAAGATCCTAATCGCGTTAAACAGGAGGTCATTAAGTTTCGAAGAGAATTCCAAACAATCCACTATACATTTACATATCCTATTCCATTACCTAGTGATCTCAGTTCCATACAATGGCATCAA